From one Streptomyces sp. ICC1 genomic stretch:
- a CDS encoding phosphoglycerate mutase family protein encodes MLAAVLTPLVAAGCAEEERPRTPRPGPEAAKDALVMLIRHAEKPYAGDTGEDDEGNEDPGFLAVRGRRRAQELPALFPPAKGAGLPRPEAVFAAGGKEGSPARCRQTVEPLATALRTPVRAEFGLGAEPALARAVLAARMPVLVCWEHTGMPRLLRALGADGVLGLPAAWPDRYDLVWTFTRRQGAWSFRELPQHLLAGDA; translated from the coding sequence GTGCTGGCCGCCGTGCTCACCCCGCTGGTGGCGGCCGGATGTGCCGAGGAGGAGCGCCCCCGCACCCCGCGCCCCGGCCCCGAGGCCGCCAAGGACGCCCTGGTCATGCTGATCCGGCACGCCGAGAAGCCGTACGCCGGAGACACCGGCGAGGACGACGAGGGCAACGAGGACCCCGGTTTCCTCGCGGTACGGGGCCGACGCCGGGCCCAGGAACTGCCCGCCCTCTTCCCGCCGGCCAAGGGCGCCGGCCTGCCCCGCCCCGAGGCCGTCTTCGCGGCCGGCGGCAAGGAGGGCTCGCCCGCGCGCTGCCGCCAGACCGTGGAGCCGCTGGCCACGGCGCTCCGTACGCCCGTCCGCGCCGAATTCGGCCTCGGAGCCGAGCCCGCGCTCGCCCGCGCGGTACTGGCCGCCCGGATGCCGGTGCTCGTCTGCTGGGAGCACACCGGCATGCCCCGCCTGCTCCGGGCCCTCGGGGCGGACGGGGTCCTCGGACTGCCCGCCGCCTGGCCCGACCGCTACGACCTGGTGTGGACCTTCACCCGCAGGCAGGGCGCATGGAGCTTCCGCGAGCTGCCGCAGCACCTGCTCGCCGGGGACGCCTGA
- a CDS encoding amino acid ABC transporter permease — protein MTESLLLSAPAARSGPPGPAERVLPLRRPGRWAAGIVVLVLAAQAAHGLTTNPFYQWDRFAYWFVRPVILDGLLITLQVAAYSAVLGLAGGVLLALGRLSGSPVLRSASWTYIWLFRSVPLIVVLLFLYNLSALYPTLSIGVPFGPAFLTFDESRLATDIVVAVVGLSLSEAAYAAEIVRAGVLSVDQGQHEAAAALGLPKRYQFARIVFPQALRSIVPSYVNQLIGLLKATSLVFYVSLLDLFGSVQSLGSTYPGDVVPLLLVATVWYVILTSLVSVVQFYVERHYARGALRTVPPTPLQRARAGLLDLRIRFRKETAR, from the coding sequence TTGACCGAATCACTGCTCCTCTCCGCGCCCGCCGCCCGTTCCGGGCCGCCCGGGCCCGCGGAGCGGGTCCTCCCGCTCCGCCGGCCCGGGCGCTGGGCCGCCGGCATCGTCGTCCTGGTGCTGGCCGCCCAGGCCGCCCACGGGCTGACGACCAACCCCTTCTACCAATGGGACCGGTTCGCCTACTGGTTCGTGCGCCCGGTCATCCTGGACGGGCTGCTCATCACGCTCCAGGTGGCCGCGTACAGCGCGGTCCTGGGCCTGGCCGGCGGCGTCCTGCTCGCCCTCGGCAGGCTTTCGGGCAGCCCGGTGCTGCGGTCGGCGAGCTGGACCTACATCTGGCTCTTCCGCTCCGTACCGCTGATCGTCGTCCTGCTCTTCCTCTACAACCTCAGCGCCCTCTACCCCACCCTCAGCATCGGGGTGCCGTTCGGGCCCGCCTTCCTGACCTTCGACGAGTCGCGGCTCGCCACCGACATCGTCGTCGCGGTGGTCGGGCTGAGCCTGAGCGAGGCGGCGTACGCGGCGGAGATCGTCCGGGCCGGCGTGCTCTCGGTCGACCAGGGCCAGCACGAGGCGGCCGCGGCCCTGGGCCTGCCCAAGCGGTACCAGTTCGCGCGGATCGTGTTCCCGCAGGCGCTGCGCTCGATCGTGCCCTCCTACGTCAACCAGCTGATCGGCCTGCTCAAGGCCACCTCGCTGGTCTTCTACGTCTCGCTGCTCGACCTGTTCGGCTCGGTGCAGAGCCTGGGCAGCACCTACCCCGGCGACGTGGTGCCGCTGCTGCTGGTGGCGACCGTCTGGTACGTGATCCTCACCAGCCTGGTCTCCGTCGTGCAGTTCTACGTCGAGCGGCACTACGCCCGCGGGGCGCTGCGCACCGTGCCGCCCACTCCCCTCCAGCGGGCCCGCGCGGGCCTGCTCGACCTGCGGATCCGCTTCCGGAAGGAGACGGCCCGATGA
- a CDS encoding amino acid ABC transporter ATP-binding protein, giving the protein MTGTVSALDTAAAPPAAIEVHDVHKWFGGRRVLDGVSLTVAPGTVTVVLGRSGSGKSTLLRVLNHLEKPEAGHVSIGGELIGVQRHGGRLKELGERAILAQRGRIGFVFQNFNLFPHLTVLDNVAAAPVATGRLTRPRAQALARELLGRVGLGDRAGAYPRQLSGGQQQRVAIARALALRPGVILFDEPTSALDPELVGEVLSVIKDLATGGTTLVIVTHEIGFAREVADEVVFLHEGRIVEQGPPAQVLDHPAHPRTREFLSKVL; this is encoded by the coding sequence ATGACGGGGACCGTCAGTGCCCTCGACACCGCGGCCGCGCCGCCCGCCGCCATCGAAGTGCACGACGTGCACAAGTGGTTCGGCGGCCGGCGGGTCCTCGACGGGGTGAGCCTGACCGTCGCGCCCGGCACGGTCACCGTGGTCCTGGGCCGCTCGGGCTCCGGCAAGTCCACCCTGCTGCGGGTCCTCAACCACCTGGAGAAGCCCGAGGCCGGCCACGTCAGCATCGGCGGCGAGCTGATCGGCGTGCAGCGGCACGGGGGCCGGCTCAAGGAGCTGGGGGAACGGGCGATCCTCGCCCAGCGCGGTCGGATCGGCTTCGTGTTCCAGAACTTCAACCTCTTCCCGCACCTGACCGTGCTGGACAACGTCGCCGCCGCCCCCGTGGCGACCGGCAGGCTGACCCGGCCTCGGGCACAGGCCCTGGCGCGCGAGCTGCTGGGGCGCGTCGGGCTCGGCGACCGCGCCGGCGCCTACCCGAGGCAGTTGTCCGGCGGGCAGCAGCAGCGGGTGGCCATCGCCCGGGCCCTGGCGCTGCGGCCCGGAGTCATCCTCTTCGACGAGCCCACCTCCGCCCTCGACCCCGAGCTGGTGGGCGAGGTGCTGTCGGTGATCAAGGACCTGGCCACCGGGGGCACCACCCTGGTGATCGTGACCCACGAGATCGGCTTCGCCCGCGAGGTGGCCGACGAGGTGGTCTTCCTCCACGAGGGCCGCATCGTCGAACAGGGGCCGCCCGCGCAGGTGCTGGACCACCCCGCGCACCCGCGGACCCGGGAGTTCCTCAGCAAGGTGCTCTGA
- a CDS encoding transporter substrate-binding domain-containing protein, producing MRSQSTTLRTRLVRGLGAATATAALAAGLTACGGDAKASGTASDKVTVGAVSNGAAQQAELSVPVVESLRAQLPEAVRERGELVIGVGALPAGFPPLAYVGTDQKTLTGAEPDLGRLVAATLGLKPVVKNSTWENLFVGIDSGKVDVAFSNVTVTEERKKKYDFASYRQDNLAFEALKESTWNFAGDHRNLAGKTVSVSKGTNQEKILLEWQKKLQAEGKDITVKYFPDANSVYLALSGKKIDLNFGPNPSIAYHVTQTAGGNAPTRNAGSFSGAGETLQGLIAATAKKDSGLAKPVAEAINHLAKNGRYAQLLTAWNLSNEAVTTSEVNPPGLPVTNS from the coding sequence ATGCGAAGCCAGTCCACCACCCTGCGCACCAGACTCGTCCGCGGCCTCGGCGCCGCGACCGCCACCGCGGCCCTCGCCGCCGGACTCACCGCGTGCGGCGGTGACGCGAAGGCCTCCGGCACCGCGTCGGACAAGGTGACCGTCGGAGCCGTCTCCAACGGGGCCGCCCAGCAGGCCGAACTGTCCGTCCCGGTCGTCGAGTCCCTGCGCGCGCAGCTCCCCGAGGCCGTGCGCGAACGCGGTGAGCTGGTCATCGGGGTCGGCGCCCTGCCCGCCGGCTTCCCGCCCCTCGCCTACGTCGGCACCGACCAGAAGACCCTCACGGGCGCGGAGCCCGACCTCGGCCGCCTCGTTGCCGCGACCCTGGGCCTCAAGCCCGTGGTGAAGAACTCCACCTGGGAGAACCTCTTCGTCGGCATCGACAGCGGCAAGGTGGACGTGGCCTTCTCCAACGTCACCGTCACCGAGGAGCGCAAGAAGAAGTACGACTTCGCCTCCTACCGGCAGGACAACCTGGCCTTCGAGGCGCTGAAGGAGAGCACCTGGAACTTCGCCGGCGACCACCGCAACCTCGCGGGCAAGACGGTGTCCGTCAGCAAGGGCACCAACCAGGAGAAGATCCTCCTGGAGTGGCAGAAGAAGCTCCAGGCCGAGGGCAAGGACATCACGGTCAAGTACTTCCCGGACGCCAACAGCGTCTACCTGGCGCTGAGCGGCAAGAAGATCGACCTGAACTTCGGCCCCAACCCCTCGATCGCGTACCACGTCACCCAGACCGCCGGCGGCAACGCGCCCACGCGCAACGCCGGTTCGTTCTCCGGTGCCGGTGAAACCCTCCAGGGGCTCATCGCCGCGACGGCCAAGAAGGACAGCGGGCTGGCCAAGCCGGTGGCCGAGGCCATCAACCACCTGGCCAAGAACGGCCGGTACGCGCAGCTCCTCACCGCGTGGAACCTGTCCAACGAGGCCGTGACCACCTCGGAGGTCAACCCGCCCGGGCTGCCCGTCACCAACTCCTGA
- a CDS encoding GNAT family N-acetyltransferase has translation MSTTTTASVTPHVLDNPAWASLSGPHAAFAERASGHAARYAPDVAPFSAIADPDDPRSWDALRSLTGAGGVVSLAGVLTPPDGWEVLGSVGGVQLVDVSLRAEPAPEAVRLGPDDVPEVLELIELTKPGPFLPRTVELGTYLGIRHRGRLVAMAGERLRPPGWTEISAVCTHPGHRGRGLATRLVRAVAAGIRERGDVPFLHTAASNADAIRLYESIGFAVRRRPSFTALRAPGGEGGGRS, from the coding sequence ATGAGCACCACCACGACGGCGTCGGTGACCCCGCACGTCCTCGACAACCCGGCCTGGGCCTCGCTGTCCGGCCCGCACGCGGCCTTCGCCGAGCGGGCCAGCGGCCACGCGGCCCGCTACGCCCCGGACGTCGCGCCGTTCTCCGCCATCGCCGATCCCGACGACCCCAGGTCCTGGGACGCGCTGCGCTCCCTGACCGGTGCGGGCGGGGTCGTCTCGCTCGCCGGGGTGCTGACCCCGCCCGACGGCTGGGAGGTCCTCGGCTCGGTCGGGGGCGTCCAGCTGGTCGACGTGTCGCTGCGCGCCGAGCCGGCGCCCGAGGCCGTGCGGCTCGGACCGGACGACGTGCCCGAGGTGCTGGAGCTGATCGAGCTGACGAAGCCGGGGCCGTTCCTGCCCCGCACCGTCGAGCTGGGCACCTACCTCGGCATCCGCCACCGGGGCCGGCTGGTGGCGATGGCCGGCGAGCGGCTGCGCCCGCCCGGCTGGACGGAGATCAGCGCGGTGTGCACCCATCCCGGCCACCGCGGCAGGGGCCTGGCCACGCGCCTGGTGCGGGCCGTGGCCGCGGGCATCCGGGAGCGGGGAGACGTACCGTTCCTGCACACGGCCGCGAGCAATGCGGACGCGATCCGGCTCTACGAGTCGATCGGCTTCGCCGTGCGCCGCAGGCCCTCCTTCACGGCCCTGCGGGCCCCCGGCGGCGAGGGCGGGGGCCGGTCGTGA
- a CDS encoding rhodanese-like domain-containing protein, whose protein sequence is MSVSAALSVGEAFPRLPELTVVDVRTPGEFASGHLPDSANVPLDRIAGALPELRQASARGPLLVVCASGARADNAVATLASHGIDASALAGGTTAWVASGHPLVYPEGRSRSVWAMERQVRFTAGAVVLLGLLLGLLVHPAFQLLSAGIAGGLVFSALSNTCGMAVVLGRLPFNRWGKSPAGDPLPPVAPEPGA, encoded by the coding sequence ATGAGTGTTTCCGCCGCCCTGAGCGTGGGCGAGGCGTTCCCCCGCCTCCCCGAGCTGACCGTCGTCGACGTCCGTACTCCGGGCGAGTTCGCGTCCGGCCACCTGCCGGACTCCGCCAACGTCCCCCTCGACCGGATCGCGGGGGCGCTGCCGGAGCTCCGGCAGGCCTCCGCGCGCGGACCCCTGCTGGTGGTCTGCGCCTCCGGCGCGCGGGCGGACAACGCGGTCGCCACGCTGGCGTCCCACGGCATCGACGCCTCGGCCCTCGCCGGCGGCACCACCGCCTGGGTGGCCTCCGGGCACCCGCTCGTCTACCCCGAGGGCCGCTCGCGGAGCGTGTGGGCCATGGAGCGCCAGGTCAGGTTCACCGCGGGCGCCGTCGTGCTGCTGGGCCTGCTCCTCGGGCTCCTCGTCCACCCGGCCTTCCAGCTGCTGTCCGCGGGGATCGCGGGCGGCCTGGTCTTCTCCGCCCTCAGCAACACCTGCGGCATGGCGGTCGTCCTCGGCCGGCTCCCGTTCAACCGGTGGGGAAAGTCGCCCGCGGGCGACCCGCTCCCGCCCGTCGCCCCGGAGCCCGGAGCCTGA
- a CDS encoding transposase gives MDPRNTSRECPECGHTAKENRPTQDTFHCQACGRTAHADTVGAINVLNRAGLVRCNANTA, from the coding sequence GTGGATCCCCGCAACACCTCCCGCGAGTGCCCCGAATGCGGGCACACCGCGAAGGAGAACCGCCCCACGCAAGACACATTCCACTGCCAGGCATGCGGCCGAACCGCGCACGCCGACACCGTGGGCGCGATCAACGTTTTGAACCGGGCCGGGCTGGTCCGCTGCAACGCCAACACGGCGTAA
- a CDS encoding DUF397 domain-containing protein: protein MDSIQDLTGARWRKSSYSGDTGGNCVECAPLGTAAWRKSSYSGDTGGECVEVAPQPCRIAVRDSKVPDGPAFTVAPAAFAEFVRSL, encoded by the coding sequence ATGGACAGCATCCAGGACCTGACGGGCGCGCGTTGGCGTAAGTCTTCGTACAGCGGTGACACCGGTGGCAACTGCGTCGAGTGCGCCCCCCTCGGCACCGCCGCCTGGCGTAAGTCTTCGTACAGCGGTGACACCGGCGGCGAGTGCGTAGAGGTCGCCCCCCAGCCCTGCCGCATCGCCGTCCGGGACTCCAAGGTCCCCGACGGCCCCGCCTTCACCGTCGCCCCGGCCGCCTTCGCGGAGTTCGTCCGCAGCCTCTGA
- a CDS encoding helix-turn-helix transcriptional regulator — MVNIRSLDPSASPLDYYGSELRRLREEAGLKQGQLGAIVFCAGSLIGQIETARKVPTRDFSERIDAALNTGGVFSRLVGLVLRSQLPTWFQPYAEMEARAAYVSTFHAQLVYGLLQTEEYARALLGVRSDENLDARVAARMERQRILDRTDPPLMWVVLSEAVLHQEIGGRHVMQNQLAHLLSLRKREWVKVQILPFEVGAHAGLLGEFTLLRFDDDPDLAYTEDFVQGHMTANPQALREGSLRYDHLQAAALSVEDSAVRIARVMEERYGQHPGPDGRALA; from the coding sequence ATGGTCAACATCCGCAGCCTCGACCCCAGCGCCTCTCCGCTGGACTACTACGGCTCGGAACTGCGCCGCCTGCGGGAGGAAGCCGGGCTCAAACAGGGGCAGCTGGGAGCCATCGTCTTCTGCGCGGGCTCGCTGATCGGGCAGATCGAGACGGCGCGGAAGGTGCCGACCCGCGACTTCTCGGAACGGATCGACGCGGCGCTGAACACGGGCGGGGTGTTCTCCCGACTGGTGGGCCTGGTGCTGCGGAGCCAACTGCCGACGTGGTTCCAGCCCTACGCGGAGATGGAAGCACGGGCGGCGTATGTCTCCACGTTCCACGCACAGCTGGTCTACGGGCTGCTGCAGACGGAGGAGTATGCGCGGGCGCTCCTGGGTGTTCGCAGCGACGAGAATCTCGATGCGCGGGTGGCTGCCCGTATGGAGCGGCAGCGGATCTTGGACCGGACGGACCCGCCCTTGATGTGGGTGGTGCTGAGCGAGGCGGTGCTGCACCAGGAGATCGGTGGTCGGCACGTCATGCAAAACCAACTCGCCCACTTGTTGAGCCTGAGGAAGCGGGAGTGGGTGAAGGTGCAGATTCTTCCCTTCGAGGTAGGCGCTCACGCTGGCCTGTTGGGCGAGTTCACACTGCTCCGGTTCGACGATGATCCGGATCTCGCCTACACCGAGGACTTCGTGCAGGGGCACATGACGGCCAATCCACAAGCGCTCAGGGAGGGTTCACTCCGATACGATCACTTGCAGGCCGCCGCCCTCTCGGTGGAGGACTCGGCTGTACGGATCGCCCGCGTAATGGAGGAACGCTATGGACAGCATCCAGGACCTGACGGGCGCGCGTTGGCGTAA
- a CDS encoding ATP-binding protein — MNHTTCHSTSEVDATYRMGFTVGDHSARHMRRILRLFLTQWELTALADAAELALTELVANVVRHVPGRDCVVLILRQPDGLRVEVSDGCPAPPRVAREAGGGELSESGRGMLLVEAVADRWGTDPKPTGKTVWFECDAPGPADS, encoded by the coding sequence ATGAATCACACAACATGCCACTCCACCAGCGAAGTTGACGCCACCTACCGCATGGGCTTCACCGTCGGTGACCACTCCGCCCGGCACATGCGCCGCATCCTGCGCCTGTTCCTGACCCAGTGGGAGCTGACCGCACTGGCCGACGCCGCCGAGCTCGCGCTCACCGAGCTCGTCGCCAACGTCGTGCGGCACGTCCCCGGCCGGGACTGTGTCGTCCTCATCCTGCGGCAGCCGGACGGGCTGCGCGTCGAGGTGTCGGACGGCTGCCCGGCGCCCCCACGGGTGGCCCGTGAGGCGGGCGGCGGGGAGCTCTCGGAGAGCGGGCGCGGGATGCTGCTGGTCGAGGCGGTGGCCGACCGCTGGGGCACGGACCCGAAGCCCACCGGCAAGACGGTGTGGTTCGAGTGCGACGCCCCCGGCCCCGCCGACTCCTGA
- a CDS encoding FG-GAP-like repeat-containing protein encodes MRPYLRNTLAILTVAAVTGGGLLLPVASASAAPVPAPAPKADFNGDGFADVVVGTPGAAVGEVRAAGQAVVLYGSGAGLAPAKRQLLTQDSPGVPGAPGAGDAFGSVSAVGDFDGDGFSDLAVTARGEYNNAGHLSVIWGSKNGLSSGVALADPDKLPVQTPQNRRIWGAKLVAGDFDGDGKDELVVGAAANAAVNGTLYTYENIARTGAQPAPVKTALGFRLTSSSEGIAAGDVNGDGHDDLVLAGTANSLNQYVPGSPAGLVPAAAKPVGPGDGQAVGDINGDGYGDIVIGNRYGAKGGQILVSYGSAAGPSATPVAIDQGTPGVPGADEQNDGFGVSLSFGDVDGDGYQDLAVGAYGEALDTVTPTGTTSVSVAGSVFLFRGSADGLVTKTGVQAMSRNSAGVPGDARRAEQFGVEVKLTDTNKDGKADLIVGASDADGVNAGSVTYLPSSGTKVGGTGSLQIVPAQVGLTPFGGLSFGAHFNH; translated from the coding sequence ATGCGCCCGTACCTGCGGAACACCCTCGCCATCCTCACCGTGGCCGCCGTCACCGGCGGCGGCCTGCTGCTGCCCGTCGCCTCGGCCTCGGCCGCCCCCGTGCCCGCCCCGGCCCCGAAGGCCGACTTCAACGGCGACGGCTTCGCGGACGTCGTCGTGGGCACGCCGGGCGCGGCGGTCGGCGAGGTCCGCGCGGCCGGCCAGGCCGTCGTGCTCTACGGGTCCGGCGCCGGACTGGCGCCGGCCAAGCGCCAGTTGCTCACCCAGGACTCGCCCGGCGTCCCCGGCGCTCCGGGGGCCGGGGACGCCTTCGGCAGCGTCAGCGCGGTCGGCGACTTCGACGGCGACGGCTTCTCCGACCTGGCGGTGACGGCCCGCGGCGAGTACAACAACGCCGGCCACCTCTCCGTCATCTGGGGGTCCAAGAACGGCCTGAGCAGCGGCGTCGCGCTCGCCGACCCCGACAAGCTCCCCGTCCAGACCCCGCAGAACCGGCGGATCTGGGGCGCGAAGCTCGTCGCCGGGGACTTCGACGGGGACGGCAAGGACGAGCTCGTCGTGGGCGCCGCGGCCAACGCGGCCGTGAACGGCACGCTCTACACCTACGAGAACATCGCCCGGACCGGCGCTCAGCCGGCGCCGGTGAAGACGGCGCTGGGCTTCCGCCTCACGTCCTCCTCCGAAGGCATCGCGGCCGGGGACGTGAACGGCGACGGCCATGACGACCTGGTACTGGCCGGCACCGCCAACAGCCTGAACCAGTACGTGCCCGGCAGCCCGGCCGGCCTGGTCCCGGCCGCCGCGAAGCCCGTCGGCCCCGGCGACGGCCAGGCCGTCGGCGACATCAACGGCGACGGGTACGGCGACATCGTCATCGGCAACCGGTACGGGGCCAAGGGCGGGCAGATCCTCGTCTCGTACGGTTCGGCGGCCGGCCCGTCCGCGACCCCGGTCGCGATCGACCAGGGCACGCCCGGGGTTCCCGGCGCGGACGAGCAGAACGACGGCTTCGGCGTCTCCCTCTCGTTCGGCGACGTCGACGGCGACGGCTACCAGGACCTGGCGGTCGGGGCCTACGGCGAGGCCCTCGACACGGTCACCCCCACCGGGACGACGTCGGTCTCGGTCGCCGGATCCGTGTTCCTCTTCCGGGGCTCGGCGGACGGCCTCGTCACGAAGACCGGCGTGCAGGCGATGTCCCGCAACAGCGCGGGCGTGCCCGGCGACGCCCGGCGGGCCGAGCAGTTCGGTGTCGAGGTCAAGCTGACGGACACCAACAAGGACGGCAAGGCGGACCTGATCGTCGGCGCGTCCGACGCGGACGGCGTCAACGCCGGCTCGGTCACCTACCTGCCGTCCAGCGGCACGAAGGTCGGCGGGACCGGCTCCCTGCAGATCGTCCCCGCCCAGGTCGGCCTGACCCCGTTCGGAGGCCTCTCCTTCGGCGCCCACTTCAACCACTGA
- a CDS encoding class I SAM-dependent methyltransferase: MATPKPETLAAFEAAKGFMPVGEGLALYEAAAGAARLGLPLLEVGTYCGRSTILLADAAREAGVSALTVDHHRGSEEQQPGWEYHDPTVVDPEVGLMDTLPTFRRTLHRAGLEEHVIAIVGRSPQVAAAWGGKLGLVFIDGGHTDEHATGDYEGWAPHVAMGGTLVIHDVFPDPADGGQAPYRIHQRALASGAFEEVSVTDSLRVLRRVAEGI, from the coding sequence ATGGCCACCCCCAAGCCGGAGACCCTCGCCGCCTTCGAGGCCGCCAAGGGGTTCATGCCCGTAGGGGAAGGGCTCGCCCTGTACGAGGCGGCCGCCGGGGCCGCGCGGCTCGGGCTGCCGCTGCTGGAGGTCGGGACCTACTGCGGGCGCTCCACGATCCTGCTCGCCGACGCCGCCCGCGAGGCCGGGGTCAGCGCGCTGACCGTCGACCACCACCGCGGCAGCGAGGAGCAGCAGCCGGGCTGGGAGTACCACGACCCGACGGTCGTGGACCCGGAGGTCGGCCTGATGGACACCCTGCCGACCTTCCGCCGGACCCTGCACCGGGCCGGTCTGGAGGAGCACGTCATCGCGATCGTCGGCCGCTCCCCGCAGGTCGCCGCCGCCTGGGGCGGCAAGCTCGGCCTGGTCTTCATCGACGGCGGGCACACCGACGAGCACGCCACGGGCGACTACGAGGGCTGGGCCCCGCACGTCGCCATGGGCGGCACGCTGGTGATCCACGACGTGTTCCCCGACCCGGCCGACGGCGGCCAGGCCCCGTACCGGATCCACCAGCGCGCCCTGGCCTCGGGCGCCTTCGAGGAGGTCTCGGTGACCGACTCCCTGCGCGTCCTGCGCCGCGTCGCCGAAGGCATCTGA
- a CDS encoding N-acetylmuramoyl-L-alanine amidase, with the protein MRYEDSPPPLPESASSVSPDRPWYARRSTLVVAAAALAPACLAGWVLTEVLGGGGTDDSRPPRIVMPLASQVSPGAAAGAGPAASASASPSPGASTSASASGGSASAGTSLAGRVVAIDPGHNTGNFKHTKEINRQVDIGTNRKECDTTGTTTNSGYMEAEFSMDVSKRLRTILEAQGLKVVLTHEAGPERPFGPCIDERARIGNAAQAEAVVSVHADGVSAGSRGFHVILPAKVKGGGADTAKIVEPSRQLGERIAGNFARTTGSAPANYLGSGTGLVVRDDLGGLNLSTRPKVFVECGNMRDAKDAAQLSSPEWRQKAAQGIADGIVGFLGG; encoded by the coding sequence GTGCGCTACGAAGACAGCCCCCCGCCGCTCCCCGAGTCCGCCTCTTCCGTGAGCCCGGACCGGCCCTGGTACGCCCGCCGGTCCACCCTGGTCGTCGCGGCGGCCGCGCTCGCCCCGGCCTGCCTCGCGGGGTGGGTGCTGACCGAGGTGCTCGGCGGCGGCGGGACCGACGACTCCCGCCCGCCCCGGATCGTGATGCCGCTCGCCTCCCAGGTGTCTCCGGGCGCGGCCGCCGGCGCGGGCCCGGCCGCTTCCGCGAGCGCGTCCCCCTCGCCGGGTGCGAGCACGTCCGCCTCGGCGAGCGGCGGGTCGGCTTCCGCGGGCACGTCCCTCGCCGGCCGGGTCGTGGCCATCGACCCCGGCCACAACACCGGCAATTTCAAGCACACCAAAGAGATCAACCGCCAGGTGGACATCGGCACCAACCGCAAGGAGTGCGACACCACCGGCACGACCACCAACTCGGGCTACATGGAAGCCGAGTTCAGCATGGACGTCTCCAAGCGCCTGCGCACGATCCTGGAGGCCCAGGGCCTCAAGGTGGTCCTCACCCACGAGGCGGGCCCCGAACGCCCCTTCGGCCCGTGCATCGACGAGCGCGCCCGCATCGGCAACGCGGCCCAGGCCGAAGCCGTCGTCTCGGTCCACGCGGACGGGGTCTCGGCCGGCAGCCGCGGCTTCCACGTCATCCTCCCGGCCAAGGTCAAGGGCGGCGGCGCCGACACCGCGAAGATCGTCGAGCCGTCCCGGCAGCTCGGCGAGCGGATCGCCGGGAACTTCGCGCGCACCACCGGTTCGGCCCCCGCCAACTACCTCGGCAGCGGTACCGGATTGGTGGTCCGCGACGATCTCGGCGGACTGAACCTGTCGACCCGCCCCAAGGTGTTCGTCGAATGCGGCAACATGCGTGACGCCAAGGACGCGGCGCAGCTGTCGAGTCCGGAGTGGCGGCAGAAAGCGGCCCAGGGCATCGCGGACGGCATCGTCGGGTTCCTCGGCGGGTAG